tatatatatatttatatatatatttatgtatatatatatatatatatatatatatatatatatatgtatatatatatatatatatatatatatatatatatatatatatatatatatatatatatatatatatatataaaggttaatTGAATATGTAGATGTTTTTAACAATCCCTCCAAAACAAGTTGTCTCTCTAGAGACCGAGATAAATTGCCCTTGTTCTTTTGACTAACGCGTAAGCACAGGCTCCTTGAAGGTCGGTAGACTTATATAGCAATCCCCCACAACCTAATCAAGAAATGGCCTTCGCTCCGGCCCAAAGCAGGGCGCTGGCGTCTTTCTCACTGCTTGAAGAGGAAGTGATGgtaacgagagaagaagaaagcctCCGGAATTACAATAAATCGTCCTTTCCCGGCACAAAAGCCGAGAAAGATTGTCTTTATAAATCTCTGCTCTAATCAGGTAAATGTTGGTGATTCGAATAGGGGTGCGTATAAATCGATATAACCAATGTCAGATCTCATGCTCGAAGATTCTTTTAATCAGTGAAAGAACAGTTTTGAGAAAGAAGTAATCACATGGCTTTATCATTTTCACCAAATATAAAAGTTATAagcaacacacgcatacaaacacacacacacacacacacacacacacacacacacacacacacacacacacacatatatatatatatatatatatatatatatatatatatatatatatatatatatatatgtgtgtgtgtgtgtgtgtgtgtgtgtatatatttattaatatatacgtatatatttgtattcatatatacacaaatatctgtatatatatacatatatatatatatatatatatatatatatatatatatatatatatatatatatatatatatatatatatatatatatatttgtatatatgtatatatatatgcatatatatatatatatatatatatatatatatatatatatatatatatatatatttgtatatatttgtttatatatgtgtgtatatatatgcatacatttatatgtgtgtatatatatatatatattatagatatatatatataatatatattatagatatattatatatatattatatattttatatatatatattatatatatatatattatatattatatattatatatatatatatataatatatatatatatatatatatatatatatatatatattttatatatattatatatacacacacatatatatatacaaatatatattatattatatatatatatatatatatatatatatatatatatatatatatatgtgtgtgtgtgtgtgtgtgtgtgtgtgtgtgtgtgtgtgtgtatgtgtgtgtgtgtgtgtgtgtgtgtgtgtgtgttgtgggtgcgcgcacacacacacacacacacacacacacacacacacacacacacacacacacacacacacacacacacacacagatatcaacGATGTGGTCAAGCCGGATGGTTTCCCCTTTCACACCAAGGGCCCCGTTtgctaccttccttcctccaacgGACGTAGGtgttctctctactttctcttttgacacttctaCGGCCAAAGCAAGCCAACGCCCTCCTAAGGAATAGCTGGATAAAAGGACTAGTCAGGTAGATCGAGGCAGACGGGAGGCAGGGGAACAAAAGGAGACGGAGAACAGAGCAAGTCACCACTCCTCCGCGTCCCCCGgccacgggtctctcgtggggcaCACCTTTCATAAACCAGCAaattcccctttcattcaccacccaACCTCttgacaatatatatgtgtatgtatgtgtgtgtgtatctatatacatttatgtgtatatgcatatatatatatatatatatatatatatatatatatatatatatatatatatatgtgtgtgtgtgtgtgtgtgtgtgtgtgtgtgtgtgtgtgtgtgtgtgtgtgtgtgtgtgtgtgaatatacatatgtatacatatatacatatatatatatgtatatatatatatatatatatatatatatatatatatatatatatatatatgtgtgtgtgtgtgtgtgtgtgtgtgtgtgtgtgtgtgtgtgtgtgtgtgtgtgaatatacatatgtatacatatatacatatatatatatatatatatatatatatatatatatatatatatatatgtgtgtgtgtgtgtgtgtgtgtgtgtgtgtgtgtgtgtgtgtgtgtacatacagacatatacataaacatatacatacatacatacatatatatatatatatatatgtatatatatatgtatatgcatatgtatatatatatatatatatatatatatatatatatatatatatatatatatatatatatgtgtgtgtgtgtgtgtgtgtgtgtgtgtgtgagtgtgtgtgtgtgtgtgtgtgtacatacagacatatacataaacatatacatatatatatatatatatatatatatatatatatatatatatatatatatatatatatatatacacatatatatatatatatatatatatatgcatatatatatatatatatatatatatatatatatatatatatatatatatatatgtgtgtgtgtgtgtgtgtgtgtgtgtgtgtgtgtgtgtgtgtgtgtgtgtgtgtacatacagacatatacataaacatatacatatatatatatatatatatatatatatatatatatatatatatatatgtatatatatatatatatatatatataattatatatttatatatacgtttatgcatacatatatatatatatacatatatatatacatatatatatatatatatatatatatatatatatatatatatatatatatatatatatatatatgtgtgtgtgtgtgtgtgtgtgtgtgtgtgtgtgtgtgtgtgtgtgtgtatgtgtgtgcatatatatacatatatatttgtatatatgtatatatatatttgtatatgtatgtgtgtgtatgtgtatgtgtgtgtgtgtgtgtgtgtgtgtgtgtgtgtgtgtgtgtgtgtgtgtgtgtgtgtgtgtgtgtgtgtgtgtgtgtgtgtgtgtgtgtgtacgtgatatTTACATTCCTATTATTTTGCATGTATTTCATAAACAAAGGTAAATGTTTAGTTTTAAAAGAAGTAATGATTAAGTTATCCCTTTATAACATTCCTTGTACGACCTAGTATATCCCATTTTCTATAAGTCCACTGCAGCAACAGTCGGCCATTACAGGGAGCCTCTGAGGCAGATTAGAGGTAATTatctgtaaatatttgtataatcaATGCCATGCATTTTATATAACTTAGAATGGAAATATGTGTGTAAAGATATGGTTGAGTTTATGTTTGAAGATGTATTATGTTTTAGATCTCATAGATTTAGAGAAAGAAATTGTTTCATTTCAGTTTTACAAACGTAGATGCACTATAGTAAAGAATGTGACATATGTAGCTGtaagaaaggataaaaggaataaacaaacaccaaAGAATGAAGTGTTTCTCCTGTACAACCTGATCTACCACCTATGATGGCCGGCACAGTAAAACTCTAATCTGCTGATAAGTAAAACTACAAGGATTGCAATTAATGATAGTCCAACTCTTCAAAAATTACCAGACTTCCTGAATATTTGTGATGCCATAAAGAATGTAACAAGATACCTAAATATTTTAAATGACCGACAGGAAAACAGCCTTATCTTGCAAAGGTTACCTCCAgttttaatagatagatagaacagtaTAGTACATGAATGGTTGTCAAAACAAGCAGGATATCCACAGTTCAGTGTCTTTCGTCAGTTCATAGAAAAGGAGGCAAAGAAAGTATCCAGTATCTTCCTATACTGCAGTAATGTTACAGTCATATTAAAGACCTAACTGTATCTACAGGGAACAAGGATAGCAAGACAGGAGTGCATAAAGCTGGTACAAAAAGGTTTGTGGTTAATGTAGATGAAGCCAAGGAAAATGAGCTGCAAAAGGAGAAATCAAATAATGACAGGAAACAGAGTACAAGGAAATTACAATGTATTTACTTCAGAGATGAACATGAATTGGATACTGACCGGCAAGGAAAAATTGGactatgtacaaaaaaaaagtacTTATGTAGGAGTTGCTTGAAGCAAGATGTAATGAGGAAttgtagaaaaaggaaaagctaTGCCATGTGTGACAGATATCCAACATGTCTTCATGATGTAATAttagagaaggtaaaggagaagaaagggaatgataaaTCTAAGGAGTCTAAGAAACCAACAACTGAAGATAAATCTATATCAAACAGGATTAGAGTCACTAAGTCTATGATAAGTGATACGCACAGCATGATAGTGCCAGTGGGATTATATAAGAATACTGATATAGCAAAGAAAGTCCTGGTATATGCTTTAGTGGATGATCAGTCTGATGCTTGTTTTGTAAAGGATATTACTCAAGAAACATTTCAAGTAACTGTGATGGGTGAGAGCAATGTACTTTGCACAAAAGTAAATGGTCTTGTGGTACAGGGAATGtatgaacaaaaagaaataacattACCCCATGTATATTCTAGAGAAAGTTTATCAGCCAGACAAGATCAAATTCCAAGACTAGAAATTGCTCAAAGTTGGCCATTTTTGCAGAAAATTGCTGATAAATTAATGCCTTACGACTCTGATGTTGAGGTTGGTTTTATCATGGGACTCAGTTGCACGAAGAAGATCCTTTTGCTATGAGAACTGACTTAGGATTGGGTATCATAGGGAAGCTTCAAGACAATATTGTAGCAGATGGAAGTGTACATGTACGTAGAACCATGGCTCAAGAAGctgttattaataatgagaaGGCAGCTAATTTCTTCATAATTCCAAACAAATCAAAGGAAGTTATTAACCCTCAGCAAGTGAATAGAATGTTTGAACAAGATTTTAATGACAAGCAATAGTATCATGTCCTATGAAGACAAATTATTTTTgacaaaaatggaaaagggagtaTATAAGCAAGAAAAAGGACATTATGAAATACCACTTCCCTTAAAAAATGAAAAGGCTAAGTTAGAACAATACAGATCTAGCTCTTTTCAGATTAAATAAATTGAAGAGAAAGTTTAAAGTTGACAaaaattatcatcaagattatgtGAAGTTTGTGCAAGACATGCTAACACAAGGTTATGCGGAGATTGTTCCAGAGAAAGAAAGCACGGCATGATGGACTTGTTTGGTACATTCCTCATCATGGAGTTTATCATCCAAAGAAACCTGGAAACATCAGAGTAGTATTTGATTGCAGTGCAGACTACAAAAAACAGTTATTCAATCGTCACTTATTACAAAGACCAGATCTTGCAAACAGCCTCATAGGAGTACTGTCAAGATTTCGTCAAGAAGACGTAGCATTTGTATGTGATATTTCAGCAATGTATCATCAAGTACACGTAACTCCTAAGTATAGGGACTCGCTACGATTCTTATGGTGGAAAAATGGATATTTAGAAAAAGAAGTGATTGAATATGGGATGACTGTGCATTTGTTTCGTGCAACTTCTTCTCAAAGTGTTGCTAACTTCACTTTAAAGAAAAcggctgatgataatgatctagAATTTGGTTCTGAAGCAGCTAACTTTCTCAAACAAGATTTCTATGTTGACGATGGTTTAAAATCAGTTCCTACAATTACAGAAGCAGAAGCCATCCACCTTGCTGATAAAACTAAAGCAAATGTGCACGAAAGGTGGATTTACGTTACATAAGTTTTTATCCAACAAAAAGGAAGTCCTTGCGTCAATCAGTCCAAATGATATGGTAAGCAGTATCAAAATACAAAATTTTACTAAAGATACACTGCCTATTGAAAGAACCCTAGGAATAGAATGGTGAATGGAATATGATCATTTCAAATTTAGGAGTAATTTAAGCAGCAAATCTGTAACCAGAAGAGGTATATTATCAACAGTTAGTTCTATTTATGATCCATTAGGTCTGGTATCTCCATTTATTCTAAAAGGTAAAAGAATACTCCAAGATTTATGTAAAGATGGAGTAGAGTGGGATGATGCAGTGCCAGAAAGTATAAAGGTAAAATGGAAGCAGTGGAAAATGGAATTACTTTTTTTGCAAAATGTAAATGTACCAAGATTTTATAAGCCTGGAGGGTTTGGTAAGGTAAAGCAAATTGAATTTCACCATTTCTCAGATGCTTGTCAAAATGGTGATGGGCAATATTCTTATATAGGAATGATAAACGACAAAGGGCAGATTCATTGTGCACTTTTGATGACAAAATCTAGAGTAACACACTTAAAGGCAATAGCAATTCCAAGACTAGAGCTTGCAGCAGCTGCTTTATCAGTTAGAATTCACACAATACTCAGAAAGCAATTAGATTATGAGAATATGAAAGAAGTATTTTAGATTGACAGCAATGTGGTGCTTGGATATATCCACAATGAAGCTAAGCGGTTTCATGTGCTTGTAGCTAATAAAACTCAACAAATCAGGGATCAAACATCACCTTTACAGTGGAGGTATGTTGAAACAGACAACAATCCAGCTGATTATGCATCACGAGGTGTGTCTGCAAAGCCTATGATTGAGAATTCCATGAGGTGGAAAGGTCCACAGTAGATTCTATGGCAGGATGTAGATTTAACACAAAATGTAGAAGACTACGGTGTAGATGAAGATGACCCAGAAGTTAAGAAGGTTGTCTCATGTCTCACAGAGACTCAAGAAGAAAATTCAGTATTAGATAGACTAGAATATTTTCCAGACTGGCATAAGGCTAAAAGGGCTGTACCAGTATGCCTAAGACTTCAGAAGAAATTCAGGGGCAATAGACAAAGAAATGATTCTGAAGACAAAGTGAgaaatataaaatctatatatattccaGTGAATGCTGCAGAAATGAAAGAAGCTGAACTTGAAATAATTAAACAGCTCCAAACAAAGTTGTTTGCTGAAGATAGGAAAGTATTAATAAAGAAGCCGAATGTAAATAGTGGACTGGATGGTACAAGTAAAACTGTGTTAAAGAAAGGAAGTCAACTATACAATCTTGATCCATTTATAGATGACAACAAGATAATGAGAGTAGGTGGGAGGCTTAGAAGAGCAAATATAGATCAGGATTTGAAACGCCCAGTCATATTACCAAAGAGATCTCACGTCACTGACTGAATAATTTGCCACTATCATAGGAAGGTATTACATCAGGGTAGGGGCATAATATTGAATGAGATTAGAAGCTCTGGGTTTTGGATAATAGGAGGTTCTTCTCTTGTTAGGAACCACATTTCAAAGTGTACTGTTTGCAAAAAGgtaaggggttgtgtgtgtatatatatatatatatatatatatatatatatatatatatatatatatatatatatatatatatatatatatatatatatttatatatatatatatatgtatgtatgtatgtatgtatatatatattatatatatatatatatatatatatatatatatttatatatatatatatatatatatatgtatatgcatatatatgtatatgtatgtatgtatgtttgtgtatatatacatatatatatatatttttttctatatgtatatatatatatgtaagtatatatatatatatgtgtatatatatatatatatatatatatatatatatatatatatatatatatgtgtgtgtgtgtgtgtgtgtgtgtgtgtgtgtgtgtgtgtgtgtgtgtgtttatatatatacgtatatatatatacacacatatacataaatataaatatctttatccgTTTATCAATCAGTTTATtcatctgaatatttttttttgtaagaacacacacacacacgcgcgcgcgcgcacacacacacaaacacacacacagacactcatatatatatagatatatatatatacacacacacacacacacacacacacacacacacacacacacacacacacacacacacacacacacacacacacacacacaagaggcaCTCATTAAACCTTCCGCGGCGCGGTAACACGTCTTGGGATGTGTTACCGAAAAGTACTCACAGGTCTGGTAGTGTCTTAAGACTTAGAAATGCCTTCCTTTTTCTCAGACTTATGACGAGGAATATTAGCTTTTTGTAGTTTATTACCATAgctataatatgaataatttcatGTGATGCCTTATTGATAAAATTGTAAGAAAGACTAACTAGTAActtgaataaaatgaaaagtgcAGTACGAAAGTTGCACTCGTGTGTCgccgctctttcactctctctcgctcttcagtTGCCATCATCAGTATaacgtattgtgtgtgtgtgtgtgtgtgtgtgtgtgtgtgtgtgtgtgtgtgtgtgtgtgtgtgtgtgtttgtgtgtgtgtgtgcgcgcgtgcgtgcgtgcgtgcgtgtgcgtgtgcgtgtgcgtgtgcgtgtgcgtgtgtgtgtgtgtgtgtgtgtgtgtgtgtgtgtgtgtgtgtgtgtgtgtgtgtgtgggtgtgggggtgtgtgggtgtgtgtgggtgtgcgggtgtgtgtgcgtgcgcccgtgtgcgtgtgtgtctgcgtgtgtatgtgtgtgtgtgtgtgtgtgcgtgtgtgtgtgtgtttgtgtgttcgcgcGCACGTGCGCGTGcatttgagagagtgagtgagtgagagtgagtgagtgaaaaagtGAGCGaagtgtggtatgtgtgtgtttgtgtatttgtgtgtggaagacacagagagtgagtgaatgagagagagtgtgagttgcacatacagatggatagatagaaaatagattgagagagagagagagagaggtcacacTCTACCTCTGGCTTTTCAGTGAAAGCCTTGTTacaaacaaggtctatataagtacttatatagactgtGGTTACAAATTGGTTCAATAACTTTATGGAAAATGTCTTTGCAACAATTATAAATTGCCGAATACCTACATAGAAatatgtgcctgtgcgtgtgtatatctctatctctacacacacacacacacacacacacacacacacacacacacacacacacacacacacacacacacacacacacatatatacatacatatatatatatatatatatatatatatatatatatatatatatatatatatatatatatatatatatatatatatatgtatgtatgtatgtacacacacatacacacataaatatatgcatatatatatatgtgtgtatgcatgtgtgtaagcatgtgtgtgtgtgtgtgtgtgcatgtgtatgtgtatgtgtatgtgtgtgtgtgtgtgtgtgtgtgtgtgtgtgtgtgtgtgtgtgtgtgtgtgtgtgtgtgtgtctaaaatgaaaaagcaatgaaaaagaaaatgcaagtataggaatacacacatatgcattcatatatacacacatccacatatatatatatatatatatatatatatatatatatatatatatatagagagagagagagagagagagagagagagagagagagagagagagatgggtagcaTCGCGATACATGTATTGGCGATACGTATTGTATCGCCTTAGCTACTCAACAAAAGTATTTTTTAGCGGTATCCTGCAAATGAAAATGGCTAATATGGGGTTAAATGGACACATGGTAAATGTCCTACGGCACTTACTCAACAACCGACGATTCTATGTCGAAATGGATGGCAGAAAGAGCAGATGGAGAGGTCAAAAGAACGGACTTCCACAGGGATCTGTATCCCCCTGCTTTTCAACATCTACACCAATGACTAACCTTCTTATCCCAACACAAAACGTTTCATCTATGCAGATGATCTCTGCGTTGCCACACAAGCAAAGAACTTTGAAGATATTGAGGCGACTTTGACAGAAGCGCTCAATGTGATTGGGAGATATGAGGATTGGTCACTAAATGCCAACCCAGGGAAAACTAAAGTATGTGCTTTCCACCTTAATAACCGAGAGGCCTCCCGAAAGCTGAACATCGATTGGAATGGTAAATCCCTCATTCATGACGACCACCCCACTTACCTGGGTGTAACCCTTGATAGAACGCTCTCATTCAGATCACATGTTGAGAGGCTTCGGAAAAAGGTGTCTTCACGTCTAAATCTTGTGAAAAAGCTGGCTGGAACAAAATGGGGCACAGACCCTAAGACCTTAAGAACAGCTGTCCTGGCTCTGTGCTATTCTACAGCAGAATACTGTACCCCAGTGTGGTCTCGATCCTCACATGCCAGCAAAATAGACCCAGTACTAAACGAAGCATGCCGCGTGATAACTGGTGCATTGAGTCCTGAATGTCAACAGTGAATGTCGTTTATAGACTCTCATGTATTCCACCTCCAGCCCTGAGAAAAGAAACAACCACCAAAGTGGAAAAACACAAGCAAGAGCAGGACGATCGACATCCACTTTACTCCCACATACCACCCCCGACCAGACTAAGATCTA
This genomic interval from Penaeus vannamei isolate JL-2024 chromosome 35, ASM4276789v1, whole genome shotgun sequence contains the following:
- the LOC138859347 gene encoding uncharacterized protein — translated: MRTDLGLGIIGKLQDNIVADGSVHVRRTMAQEAVINNEKAANFFIIPNKSKEVINPQQVMRRLFQRKKARHDGLVWYIPHHGVYHPKKPGNIRVVFDCSADYKKQLFNRHLLQRPDLANSLIGVLSRFRQEDVAFVCDISAMYHQVHVTPKYRDSLRFLWWKNGYLEKEVIEYGMTVHLFRATSSQSVANFTLKKTADDNDLEFGSEAANFLKQDFYVDDGLKSVPTITEAEAIHLADKTKANVHERSNLSSKSVTRRGILSTVSSIYDPLGLVSPFILKGKRILQDLCKDGVEWDDAVPESIKVKWKQWKMELLFLQNVNVPRFYKPGGFGKIDSNVVLGYIHNEAKRFHVLVANKTQQIRDQTSPLQWRYVETDNNPADYASREDYGVDEDDPEVKKVVSCLTETQEENSVLDRLEYFPDWHKAKRAVPVCLRLQKKFRGNRQRNDSEDKVRNIKSIYIPVNAAEMKEAELEIIKQLQTKLFAEDRKVLIKKPNVNSGLDGTSKTVLKKGSQLYNLDPFIDDNKIMRVGGRLRRANIDQDLKRPVILPKRSHVTD
- the LOC138859348 gene encoding uncharacterized protein codes for the protein MGLNGHMVNVLRHLLNNRRFYVEMDGRKSRWRDDLCVATQAKNFEDIEATLTEALNVIGRYEDWSLNANPGKTKVCAFHLNNREASRKLNIDWNGKSLIHDDHPTYLGVTLDRTLSFRSHVERLRKKVSSRLNLVKKLAGTKWGTDPKTLRTAVLALCYSTAEYCTPVWSRSSHASKIDPVLNEACRVITGALTLRKETTTKVEKHKQEQDDRHPLYSHIPPPTRLRSRKSFTTVERLPNGKTRDNLTKLGLATSTTCDCGFPIQNMDHILFNCPRSPVNISPPDLQKVTDRAKIWIEFCLRTSMKHMTICSLGHPKQRSVIPKYPFHVLTHLRMQNILIDPFPGKECANTIHTDKKDNHRLYTVTMFYFLI